From the Xylocopa sonorina isolate GNS202 chromosome 9, iyXylSono1_principal, whole genome shotgun sequence genome, the window ATGTCAAAGACTGGCACCACAGACTCGTGTTGAGAACTCTGATAAAAAACAATCAACACAAATTAGCACTGATGTATCTACGCGTGAAGAAACCCCCGATATCGTCTTTTCAAGAACAGAGTACCATGATAGGTTTATCGGTGGAGCACGGTTTAATTCAGTCCGCGTTTCACTGCAGACCGCAGTCTCATTACGCGCAGCTGTTGATGTACTTCTTTCAGGCTTGCAAGAATTATGGGAAACTTGGCAACATTTTACATTTGGCTTTGGACTCTGAGGAGGAGGATATGTTCATCAAATTTTTGGACGAAACCAAATCCGAAGATATAAGGCTGTTGTACTACTTGCAACGGTGTCGTTACATGGAAGCGAACAACGGAAGTTCCACCGCGTCATTCAACACTCCCAGCTCGAAGAACGTGCATACCGATATGCTGAACGCGTACAACGCAACCCTGCCCGACGTGATGAAGCGATTCTCGGTTGGTATGGCTAAAACTAGCTTAGAGACTGGATTGGAGCCCAGGTACCCTAGACCCATGACTCATCACAAGAGCTCTCAGAGGACCGCGAACATCTACGAGACAGTAATCAGAAAGGCACGAGAGACGTACCTTGGAGGGGACAAGTCCATGATCCCCTTCGTCACTGCTCCTTGCGCCACGTTGAGGTCAAACAACGACAGGATCGACATAAACTGTGTAATGTCTCCCGTAGTAGTACAGAATAATAAAAAGCGTACTTTAGATCAGCTTATCCACGACGAGGAGGACAATGGGATGAGAACACCGGATCGAGCCAAGCGCAGAAAGCTGTTAGACGACGGCGAGGCAGCCGTTAGCGCAGCGTTCAGCACTCCGTTGGTGAAACGCAAGATATCCAGTGTCAGAGACGCTCCAGCGGAAACGCCACACTCTATTCTAAAGATTCGCCAGCTTATACGAAACTCGACGTCACCCACTGTCGATAGCCACCAGATGGAAGTGACGGACAGTCCAGTGTCGGATAGGGAGCGCAAGATCAATCGTCAAATACGATTCAACATCGGTCAGTCGCGAAGCAGCGGTTCTTACAGCGAGACCAACGGCAAGGAGGACGTTTCCAAGCTTGACGTTAGCGAGGGAAGCAACGAATTGTATCAGAGTCCTGTAGCCAGTGATAAATCACTAACCGATAGCGCTGTTCTGTCGGGCAGCAGTTTAACATGCGCCAACGTATTCGCAGCTCGACCTCGACCGAGTCTTAGACGATCTTACACGATGACCTCCACAGAATCCGCGAACGAGTCTCTAGCTAAGAGCTCGAGGCCAGACAGTTCTCTTCCTAGCGTTTCTCTAGTCAACGCACCAGATAATCACTCTAAAGTCTCATTAAGAACCCCCTTACATGGAGCCAAGAGGTGTACGCTGTCCACTTCGATCCATTCGACCGCGATACTCTCGCCAAACAGCAGCTTCGAGGCGACCATGCCCTCGAGGATGTCTACGGAGCGTGAATTACAGCATTTGGCCAAAGCTTCCCAGCAACAGGACTCTGGTTACAATCGCATAGCTGCATCGACACCTCTGGTGAAGAGTTTCAAGCCAGGTAAATCGTGGTACAGCTCGAGGGACGTGGAGTCGATGGAGGTGGACGACAACGAGGAGAACATAGTTCCAGGTCCGTTTTACACGGACACGCAGATTCTATCGGGCAGTGTACACCAGTCGAACAGTTATCAGTTGCATAACAGCGAGAAGTCGAAAGAGGACGTGGATAGTAAGTACAGAAACGGAGACCTTTCGAAGATGAAGGTTTCGGAAGCTAACAAGCAACAGCAGGACGAGGAGGAAGAGTTTAAAAGCCTTTCAAACGTGACTGAGAACAATACGAGTCGCGCGGAGGACAATGAACAACGACAGTGGTCGATCCACGAGAAGATGCGAGACGAACCTGGTCCAAATATCGAGGAGCACGCTGATTTGAAGAACGGCGAGCATTTCGACATCACTGACGACGAATCTTCGAACGGCGACGAGGTGATTCCACGATTCGATGATAAGGGGAGGAAAGAACAAGCGAAATCTATGCCAATGCAAACGACAAACATCTGCGATGCATCAAACATCACAGACGATGAATCTGATTCGAGTATAGAGATAGTAGACGAAATGGAGAGGAGCAGCGCGCCTCTGGATAGGCAAGAGGATGTACGCGAGCAGTCTAAATTCTCCAGAAGGAAGGCAGAAGTTGCAGAAAAGCGTGAGTCAGAGGAGAAGTCGATAGGAATCGATAATAATAATTCTGGTTACAGAAAAACGAGAAGAAACTCTGCTCGCGATTCGCCAGAACGCACAGAGACCAAGGATACGGTCAATACTTCAAATTTAGACTCTGAATCGCTAGACGTTACACCTAGGATGACTAGGTCCCGCAGAGCTTCCTCGATAACGAAGGAAACCAACGTGTCTCCGTTAAGTTCGCCTTCGAAGGTTTCTGCAAAGACCACGCGGTCGAGGCGAGCCAGTTCTCTCATGAAAGAGGTACTAATCGCATCTGTGGTAGTTGCAGACGATATCAAACGGACAGCTTCTTCTGGCTCGGAGGAATCATCTGGAACCTCGTCTCCAAGGAAAACCAGAACCAGAAGGGCATCTTCTGTAACTAAAGACATTTCTCTAGAAACGAAAAGCGTTGAAGCCAAGACATCAACAAGGGGAAGCACCAAACAGGTTGCTTCTACGCAAGAGGAGCTCCAGGAACCAGTGAAATCATCAACGAGGAGCAGTAAATTGTCGTCGACCTCAAGTTTAACTGTGGAAGACGACGAGGAGAAGGTTCAGACGGAGACCAGAGGCTCAAAAACGAAACAGTCCTCTGTTGGAGCAAGAACAATAAACACCAGATCTAGGAAGTTGTCCACGACAAGCGAACAGGAGGTGGAAGAACCGAGTGCCACCTCGAAAGCAAGGTCTAAACGCGGTAGTTCCGTCCCCAGAGAGACAGTCAGTACGGTGAGGACTCGAAGGGCTGCCAGTGTGGCAAAGGAAAACACCACAGCGGACGAATGGGCGCACGTGCAACAAACAGTGAACAGCCCAGCTGCGAATACGCGTAGTCGTAGATCGTCGATACATTCGATACCAGAGGAGTTCGAAGAGATTCTAAGCGTGCCTACAAAGGACAGAAACACCCCTGTTAAGGGCAAGGACAAGCAAGTCGCCCAAAACACCCGACAGAGGAGAGCTACGAGCGTGGAACTGTCTCAGATTGAGACGAAGAGGAGAGTCAGGAGTACTCGAGCCAGAGGAATCTTCGAGGAGACGATATTGGAGGAGGAGACGACGGAATCCGTCGGTCCAGTGGATAATTTTGGTGCCAGAAAAGCTTCCGCGAGGAGGAAACGCGCTGCTTCGGAGACAGCCGTTCAGGAAGAGGACAAAACATCGCCAAAACCCAGAAGAACCAGGAAATCGAAGAAACAGGAGCCCAAAAAGGATGAACCTGATGAACAATTTTCGTTTTCGCAACCAAAGAAAACGGACGATCCACCATTGGAAGGTATATCTTAGTAATATTAGAGGAACAGTAAGCTAGACTCAGCATAGTTTAAGAGAGATTAATTGATTATGTGAATTgactgtttaaaatgttttcagCTATTGGAGAAGTACCGAAGTACATGTTCTCACCTCCCCACACCAGATCGAAGACCACGGCTCCCGATCATCGTAGGTGGTTACTTTTCAATTAGATTGACTTCCTTTATTACTGGCACCATTGTACTTACCCTATCTTCCACtctgtatacatggcactgagACTATTCTCGCATTCAATGCTTTGCAACATGTTCGCTCACACTACCAAGACCAGCTAAGAAACTCAAATCTAATATTCTATACAATACATGCTACATAAatggtttttttttatttattctacTACGAAGAGGGATGGAAAGGTCTGTCTTGAGTATTATTTGCACAGAGTAAAACGGACCTTTCTGTCTTCTATGAAAACAGATGATTAATATGATACCTTTTCACGATTTTTTCAATACAGAGGATTAAATAATTCCATTCCAACTCTGAGCGAAgacgaaaaagaagagaagagaagtgtTCATTGGAGAACCAGAGTGGTGAAAGATCCCGTGACTGTTCACCGTTGTAGAACAGAGTTTGTATTACCCAAGAGATGAAAAAGTACGGCAAattaaaatgtaattatatgaaattttcttttttaacttttttttttaaacgtacATTCAGTTGTATTCGATTTTAAAAACGATCTATGATAGATCGTATACAGTGCTTTCTTCCGAATAATATGTACAGTGGATAATATTGTAAAAAGGAGAAAAATGGAATGCAGTTGCTTTTCGAACGACTTGATTACACAGGGGAAAAGGTGAATTAGAGATTAGGGCTGTTGATTCTACCCAGAGAACAGAAATTTCTCCGACAGGCGACCTGGTTAAACTATCCAAGATGTACACGCATACCTCGGGTAATCTAATCACGCGAGGTATTCGGAGATACACCAACAGCTCTGTTAGAGATCACAATACCGTGGGACCATGTGAGATAAACACGATGCGAAGTTATTATCACAGCACATTGATTAATATCTGAAATGTGGATCAGAGAAAGGGGGGTGGATTTTCTTTTCCTATCGATTTGAATATTGAGTGTAATAGAAGCTATGATAGCTATATATTTTATCAGCTCGTAATCTCGTGTGACGTTTAATGCTTGGAACGTATGCTAACATATTGCACACCTATAACTGTTTTGCGTGGAGcgtatttttttaaattcatgTATCTCATTTAGGAGAGATTATTTTATATAATCTATAAATTTGCTCTCAATTATTATTTAATGTTAACATTTTTCCATATCTGTCATTCTTCATTCTGGCCAGCGTCATCAAGTATCCAAAGCGTGTAGACAGGTGTATAGAAATATTTCGTTAATCCGTACTTTCGGGATATCAAAGCAGCGAAGAATTTCGGGagaatgtattatatatacatatatatatatataaataaataaaagcaGGTAGCTAGCACATTAACACTATAAATCGTAAGATTCATTAGTTTTATACACCTATTTGCCAAAAATACGGTTGCTACAATTAAACTCATCCTTTTCTTTGTATCACACAGTGAATTTGCAGAACGGATTGTCGTCGTAACGTATAATTGTACGGAGGTTTtcgataagaaaaaaaaaaacagaacagAACGTGTATCATAACTTtgtaaataatttattaatatacCCATGTATAGCTGTATTCATACAATAAATGTAAAAAAGGATTAATACAATACAAATACCTAACGCTAGCGAAGATTCCAATCACCATAAATAAGTAACTATTTTTAGTTAAGATTAAATACTAAAGCAATATTAAATAATACTACAAATGATCCGTGTCTACGTTGTAAGTAGAATTATTGTAAAAAAAATTGTAACACGATCGTTCCACCTTATCTTTCCACAGAAATAACGTCTAGATATCGTTTGATTTACAGAGCACTTGTTTCTTACTTTATAGCACGCGTCTGTCGGCCTCGGATaaatttttctaaaaaaaaaaaaaaaaagactggAGCTTTCGCGTTGCTAATACTAAACTTCTTCTGGTACAAAATGAACGTTATAAATTGTCCTCTTTGGCAGTAGATTATTCTTGGTTCtgcgctttaaataattaaaaaagaaacattTTGCTTTAAGAAGATAGTAAGAAATATTTACGTATATATTAAATCTATAGGTAATTTAGAGAGCATGTAACTAAGAAATTCATGTAAAGCCCGTTTCGATTTGATATTCAGTCTAAATGGTCAATCTTTGTACATGAACTGTTTGCTTATTCCACGTAATTAAATACACTAGATGAATCCTCTCTGTTTAATCTTAATTCTGATTACATACtttgctatttctttgcataaaAATCTCTTTGATATAATCGTATAATAAAGTGTTCTTTTGTCTGTAAGATCGATACAAATATATACATCGAGAAAGGCAGATCTAAAATTGAGGACGGTGCGATACATTATTAAATGTTCTATGTATATCGATCGTTGATTCCCTCACACCGTGATCCTTTCGGAAGGCACATTTATCTTCGTATTGCTTTCGTTATGTATAATATCTTTGTAAACGGAAGATACAAAAACACTCGTATCTGTTTTTAACCCTGCTATGATCCTCGAAGTATTCTGTTTGTACAATCATGCTTTCGTTTCTCTAGCAAAATATCCTCGATTGGGGAAAAGACGAACTTTCAACGTAACATTGAAATGGTGCTTCTTTATATCGGATTGGAAAACAACCCAAGGGTTGTAGCAAGGTTCAAGTGCGAATAAAAAGAATTTCTACGATAAATAACTTACATCGTATCTTCATGGCAACCAAAAATGTTCTATCGAAAAATATCTCTTACTGAGACAAAGAGAAAACTTAACATACATTGTTCCTACTGTTGCTTACAACTATCCTTCACGCGACGCTTGTGCTTCTCTTCGTGAGCTTGGGACGGTGATTGCATTTGATTTCTTCGTTGTCCTTGAATGGGCATATAGCACGGAGTCTCGTCGTTCATCAGCTCTGGAGGAGGCGTGGGCAACGCGTACGTAGGGCTTACCGTGCTGCTCGAGCTGCTCGAAGTATTTCTGTGCAAACTTCCGTTGTACGTAGGATCGATGATCGCAGCCACGTTCTGCACTTCTTTCACAGGTTCCAAAGAGTCGTCCAGTATCTGTATTTCTTCGGGATCGGGATACTGTGGGTAGCTCAAAGCTTGTTGCATTCTATTCTTGGTTTGTGCGCTTTTCAAGTCCAGTCTATCGGGTCGTTGCGGTTTCTCTGTTAAATTCTGCTCCTCTAATTCTTGAAGCTGCTGTCGTTCCAGCTTCCTCTGCCTCGCTCTCTGCTTAGCCTTCCTTATTTTCGCGCGCTCCTTCTCCTGAAGCATCCGTGCCAGTTCAGCGTCCTGCTCCTCCATCGCAATCTTCTGGTCTAACAATAACTGTTCGTTAATGGGGCCATCGTGATTGTCTATGGccttctcttcctcttcctgCTGCAGCTTCCTCGCTAGTtcctttatttatttatttaaacattAGATCAGATCGATGAACAACTCTTATGATTTTATTGCTAGAGTCTTCGGTGTCGCAAAATTCAGAACATCTTTCACCGTACCTCG encodes:
- the Elys gene encoding AT hook containing transcription factor 1 homolog isoform X2, whose translation is MKELEEVSCEVRSVVDIQQSVTNLLNNVEGDDNGPSNSSDVYNGYDGICGGFLNDATHAWLSYGCHLVVINAKTGESTSSWTFQGRISCVCQFPSQCGNLQLLLVGLDNEATRIKDSAGLLCIFDCTSSRVLRAIRMPAGVEQVCIVSGGAEWEEFNDKRPDNILMQMDGIACVVLRNLYHLMIDLQRSSWEVPDLSVIMDETSPAEIEFLTTKDSFHRNSSKHMACNLLNRRIEKYICFNREDFESNAFLNEKLTNTVISSTKIGCLISGCLGRVIIWQNDGSVGWISQPVAETMVVTHLALLEPTDDPRPFYYLWVVYEDDSCKVSPLLRMFALLFERKYCDRGTNLYFNLEAEPCLKFEFELDPKDKVITLSTIERTTNVDQTESESRRGEDSLLLISTTSRNLLFDLNQWYKEQMPHTVSDCKNPNSILACYNMKHRSSDVTNNEIISCAYVPRSLQEFPNSSLSSSEELFYPNSLSLEWIELSVSKLTYWLSRGVQAELLREMALTGPIILTQPSEMFHKYLSVGLVPFNTEVSFSSDINTQRDMLLSLCLEQRWATFLIRCAKEWSDGSAAYMYPSFLKWGIQRASSIKMIADRLCIPLFDQSGNNIGESEVKTLRFCYQQLECLSNIVAKLPFETSSLIKQRRALMRVSMYFQALLWFYDVGLLPESQNLEEESSLPISLALKIPYPYDKLSALYKEKRESTKNDKTQGKNDEVFFIDELIARECPALNLQWERETGDASTYGYYPPPSLQSLLRSYLTDCDQEASSEIECKHQITIYLLMDLAMLLQGSYPGVDQLIKYPSSFKMSPSLIKLTQAFWLLDHEDYHGFLDMMTGQLVSDSDVKDWHHRLVLRTLIKNNQHKLALMYLRVKKPPISSFQEQSTMIGLSVEHGLIQSAFHCRPQSHYAQLLMYFFQACKNYGKLGNILHLALDSEEEDMFIKFLDETKSEDIRLLYYLQRCRYMEANNGSSTASFNTPSSKNVHTDMLNAYNATLPDVMKRFSVGMAKTSLETGLEPRYPRPMTHHKSSQRTANIYETVIRKARETYLGGDKSMIPFVTAPCATLRSNNDRIDINCVMSPVVVQNNKKRTLDQLIHDEEDNGMRTPDRAKRRKLLDDGEAAVSAAFSTPLVKRKISSVRDAPAETPHSILKIRQLIRNSTSPTVDSHQMEVTDSPVSDRERKINRQIRFNIGQSRSSGSYSETNGKEDVSKLDVSEGSNELYQSPVASDKSLTDSAVLSGSSLTCANVFAARPRPSLRRSYTMTSTESANESLAKSSRPDSSLPSVSLVNAPDNHSKVSLRTPLHGAKRCTLSTSIHSTAILSPNSSFEATMPSRMSTERELQHLAKASQQQDSGYNRIAASTPLVKSFKPGKSWYSSRDVESMEVDDNEENIVPGPFYTDTQILSGSVHQSNSYQLHNSEKSKEDVDSKYRNGDLSKMKVSEANKQQQDEEEEFKSLSNVTENNTSRAEDNEQRQWSIHEKMRDEPGPNIEEHADLKNGEHFDITDDESSNGDEVIPRFDDKGRKEQAKSMPMQTTNICDASNITDDESDSSIEIVDEMERSSAPLDRQEDVREQSKFSRRKAEVAEKRESEEKSIGIDNNNSGYRKTRRNSARDSPERTETKDTVNTSNLDSESLDVTPRMTRSRRASSITKETNVSPLSSPSKVSAKTTRSRRASSLMKEVLIASVVVADDIKRTASSGSEESSGTSSPRKTRTRRASSVTKDISLETKSVEAKTSTRGSTKQVASTQEELQEPVKSSTRSSKLSSTSSLTVEDDEEKVQTETRGSKTKQSSVGARTINTRSRKLSTTSEQEVEEPSATSKARSKRGSSVPRETVSTVRTRRAASVAKENTTADEWAHVQQTVNSPAANTRSRRSSIHSIPEEFEEILSVPTKDRNTPVKGKDKQVAQNTRQRRATSVELSQIETKRRVRSTRARGIFEETILEEETTESVGPVDNFGARKASARRKRAASETAVQEEDKTSPKPRRTRKSKKQEPKKDEPDEQFSFSQPKKTDDPPLEAIGEVPKYMFSPPHTRSKTTAPDHQD
- the Elys gene encoding AT hook containing transcription factor 1 homolog isoform X1, giving the protein MKELEEVSCEVRSVVDIQQSVTNLLNNVEGDDNGPSNSSDVYNGYDGICGGFLNDATHAWLSYGCHLVVINAKTGESTSSWTFQGRISCVCQFPSQCGNLQLLLVGLDNEATRIKDSAGLLCIFDCTSSRVLRAIRMPAGVEQVCIVSGGAEWEEFNDKRPDNILMQMDGIACVVLRNLYHLMIDLQRSSWEVPDLSVIMDETSPAEIEFLTTKDSFHRNSSKHMACNLLNRRIEKYICFNREDFESNAFLNEKLTNTVISSTKIGCLISGCLGRVIIWQNDGSVGWISQPVAETMVVTHLALLEPTDDPRPFYYLWVVYEDDSCKVSPLLRMFALLFERKYCDRGTNLYFNLEAEPCLKFEFELDPKDKVITLSTIERTTNVDQTESESRRGEDSLLLISTTSRNLLFDLNQWYKEQMPHTVSDCKNPNSILACYNMKHRSSDVTNNEIISCAYVPRSLQEFPNSSLSSSEELFYPNSLSLEWIELSVSKLTYWLSRGVQAELLREMALTGPIILTQPSEMFHKYLSVGLVPFNTEVSFSSDINTQRDMLLSLCLEQRWATFLIRCAKEWSDGSAAYMYPSFLKWGIQRASSIKMIADRLCIPLFDQSGNNIGESEVKTLRFCYQQLECLSNIVAKLPFETSSLIKQRRALMRVSMYFQALLWFYDVGLLPESQNLEEESSLPISLALKIPYPYDKLSALYKEKRESTKNDKTQGKNDEVFFIDELIARECPALNLQWERETGDASTYGYYPPPSLQSLLRSYLTDCDQEASSEIECKHQITIYLLMDLAMLLQGSYPGVDQLIKYPSSFKMSPSLIKLTQAFWLLDHEDYHGFLDMMTGQLVSDSDVKDWHHRLVLRTLIKNNQHKLALMYLRVKKPPISSFQEQSTMIGLSVEHGLIQSAFHCRPQSHYAQLLMYFFQACKNYGKLGNILHLALDSEEEDMFIKFLDETKSEDIRLLYYLQRCRYMEANNGSSTASFNTPSSKNVHTDMLNAYNATLPDVMKRFSVGMAKTSLETGLEPRYPRPMTHHKSSQRTANIYETVIRKARETYLGGDKSMIPFVTAPCATLRSNNDRIDINCVMSPVVVQNNKKRTLDQLIHDEEDNGMRTPDRAKRRKLLDDGEAAVSAAFSTPLVKRKISSVRDAPAETPHSILKIRQLIRNSTSPTVDSHQMEVTDSPVSDRERKINRQIRFNIGQSRSSGSYSETNGKEDVSKLDVSEGSNELYQSPVASDKSLTDSAVLSGSSLTCANVFAARPRPSLRRSYTMTSTESANESLAKSSRPDSSLPSVSLVNAPDNHSKVSLRTPLHGAKRCTLSTSIHSTAILSPNSSFEATMPSRMSTERELQHLAKASQQQDSGYNRIAASTPLVKSFKPGKSWYSSRDVESMEVDDNEENIVPGPFYTDTQILSGSVHQSNSYQLHNSEKSKEDVDSKYRNGDLSKMKVSEANKQQQDEEEEFKSLSNVTENNTSRAEDNEQRQWSIHEKMRDEPGPNIEEHADLKNGEHFDITDDESSNGDEVIPRFDDKGRKEQAKSMPMQTTNICDASNITDDESDSSIEIVDEMERSSAPLDRQEDVREQSKFSRRKAEVAEKRESEEKSIGIDNNNSGYRKTRRNSARDSPERTETKDTVNTSNLDSESLDVTPRMTRSRRASSITKETNVSPLSSPSKVSAKTTRSRRASSLMKEVLIASVVVADDIKRTASSGSEESSGTSSPRKTRTRRASSVTKDISLETKSVEAKTSTRGSTKQVASTQEELQEPVKSSTRSSKLSSTSSLTVEDDEEKVQTETRGSKTKQSSVGARTINTRSRKLSTTSEQEVEEPSATSKARSKRGSSVPRETVSTVRTRRAASVAKENTTADEWAHVQQTVNSPAANTRSRRSSIHSIPEEFEEILSVPTKDRNTPVKGKDKQVAQNTRQRRATSVELSQIETKRRVRSTRARGIFEETILEEETTESVGPVDNFGARKASARRKRAASETAVQEEDKTSPKPRRTRKSKKQEPKKDEPDEQFSFSQPKKTDDPPLEAIGEVPKYMFSPPHTRSKTTAPDHRRWLLFN
- the LOC143426774 gene encoding uncharacterized protein LOC143426774 isoform X1, which encodes MAKSVLSSDTLPKAGRVNEVCREWLVHEDGALAYRLQDEEIREHYTGNKVRNAQVREDLPRAKVEQELETIRYQSYIQQQFVFALLLWFYSSVEIYLALCLIREERDALVARQIALSLEREERQKEKELQEQMRLQLRLDDEAAQLEIERHMQEEKDEELARKLQQEEEEKAIDNHDGPINEQLLLDQKIAMEEQDAELARMLQEKERAKIRKAKQRARQRKLERQQLQELEEQNLTEKPQRPDRLDLKSAQTKNRMQQALSYPQYPDPEEIQILDDSLEPVKEVQNVAAIIDPTYNGSLHRNTSSSSSSTVSPTYALPTPPPELMNDETPCYMPIQGQRRNQMQSPSQAHEEKHKRRVKDSCKQQ
- the LOC143426774 gene encoding uncharacterized protein LOC143426774 isoform X2, whose translation is MAKSVLSSDTLPKAGRVNEVCREWLVHEDGALAYRLQDEEIREHYTGNKVRNAQVREDLPRAKVEQELETIRYQSYIQQQEERDALVARQIALSLEREERQKEKELQEQMRLQLRLDDEAAQLEIERHMQEEKDEELARKLQQEEEEKAIDNHDGPINEQLLLDQKIAMEEQDAELARMLQEKERAKIRKAKQRARQRKLERQQLQELEEQNLTEKPQRPDRLDLKSAQTKNRMQQALSYPQYPDPEEIQILDDSLEPVKEVQNVAAIIDPTYNGSLHRNTSSSSSSTVSPTYALPTPPPELMNDETPCYMPIQGQRRNQMQSPSQAHEEKHKRRVKDSCKQQ